Proteins from a genomic interval of Crassostrea angulata isolate pt1a10 chromosome 7, ASM2561291v2, whole genome shotgun sequence:
- the LOC128155982 gene encoding tripartite motif-containing protein 2-like: MNAVVKAAREQTLCPVCGDRFKEPKTLSCVHSFCKKCIADHIVKTTKNQSDPSAFNCPVCRKETPKPDNGPTLTWADHLQTNDALTSILEAFESGTNLRTCPHHSDKEIEFYCEDHSLSLCSWCATIAHKKCEGVVPIEEAAERRRIDSGRLANVLMEQSSHTEKILNDRRSQLESLDRTEDDIKARLTNLRKKTMEALDALENKVINELMLKKNKETEVLRLEVETCEDILKDTRECLESFQESVQNEQPIDFVTSYLKQFEMFQNRQIALLNFSKNLKSVKVIFITDRSVDQILKQIKSLGTLSVEKTPSRYALPYAKSYTESRQSVLQTPRSISLLHRGSTSYRLMSRASIVKDSQSIPSYTSRPISFRHRAISTYSKASSVEPFRNKQESQNTSPTPRSGRLDGNKTTRDLTQSRPSADIMAKNGKLIQAKLRSTFDASTPDQNECSIEGATVLASGHVVLADSYHSSLKLFDQKYSYIGCIKFSTAPGDVTAFQDDEVIVCLPDTKQLKHEKLKNNKLIPGESLAVGDRCTSASYNNGILATCSGSTVHVFKREEGRWIRILLQKLDVDNLMYIAVDKEGERIVVTKNGYPNRPVLCLNKNGQKIWSFTHEEIRLPRGIAFFGDQILVVSWDQQRILQLNKEGKLVGAVVKDGLQWPWKLCISPLNDKLFVTQCYYRLSLKEKNTIKVFSLK; encoded by the coding sequence ATGAATGCTGTCGTCAAGGCAGCAAGGGAACAAACCCTCTGCCCAGTATGTGGGGACCGCTTCAAAGAACCGAAGACGTTATCTTGTGTCCATTCCTTCTGCAAGAAATGCATCGCGGATCACATCGTCAAGACGACAAAGAACCAATCAGACCCATCGGCTTTCAATTGTCCAGTCTGCCGAAAGGAGACCCCCAAACCCGACAATGGTCCAACCTTGACATGGGCGGACCATCTACAGACGAATGACGCACTAACAAGTATTTTAGAGGCTTTTGAATCCGGAACTAATCTTAGAACGTGCCCACATCATTCGGACAAGGAGATCGAGTTTTACTGTGAAGATCACAGCCTCTCCCTTTGTTCTTGGTGTGCCACTATCGCCCACAAGAAGTGTGAGGGCGTGGTCCCTATCGAGGAAGCGGCCGAGAGACGGCGAATTGACAGCGGGAGATTGGCTAATGTCCTGATGGAACAGTCCTCTCATACTGAAAAAATTCTAAACGACAGAAGAAGCCAGTTAGAATCCTTGGATCGAACCGAGGATGACATCAAAGCTCGTTTGACGAATTTGCGAAAGAAAACTATGGAGGCTTTGGATGCCCTCGAAAATAAAGTGATAAATGAACTTATGCTAAAGAAGAATAAAGAAACAGAGGTTTTAAGACTGGAGGTGGAAACGTGCGAGGACATTTTGAAAGACACGCGGGAATGTTTGGAGTCGTTCCAGGAGTCCGTTCAGAATGAACAACCAATAGATTTTGTGACGTCTTATTTGAAACAATTCGAAATGTTTCAAAACAGGCAAATAGCTTTATTAAACTTTTCCAAAAATCTAAAGAGTGTGAAAGTTATCTTTATCACCGATAGATCAGTGGACCAAATTCTGAAACAGATCAAGTCATTGGGTACTTTGTCTGTTGAAAAAACACCAAGTCGATATGCACTACCTTATGCGAAATCATATACAGAGAGCAGACAAAGCGTCCTACAAACACCAAGGTCTATCTCCTTGTTACACAGAGGCAGCACATCATACCGGCTAATGTCCAGAGCTTCCATAGTCAAAGATAGCCAATCAATCCCAAGTTACACATCGAGACCAATTTCGTTTCGGCATCGCGCCATTTCTACTTATTCGAAGGCATCCAGTGTGGAACCATTCCGAAACAAGCAGGAATCCCAGAACACATCGCCAACACCGAGAAGTGGAAGGTTGGatggaaacaaaacaacaaGAGATTTAACCCAATCAAGGCCGTCTGCGGACATCATGGCTAAAAATGGAAAACTGATACAGGCAAAACTCAGGTCAACCTTCGATGCCTCTACCCCGGATCAGAACGAATGTTCCATTGAAGGTGCAACAGTTTTGGCATCTGGTCACGTGGTTCTTGCCGACTCCTATCACAGTTCACTGAAGTTGTTTGACCAAAAATACAGTTACATCGGGTGCATCAAGTTTTCAACAGCTCCTGGTGACGTCACCGCATTTCAAGACGATGAAGTGATTGTCTGTTTACCAGACACCAAGCAACTTAAGCatgaaaagttgaaaaataataaacttaTCCCGGGGGAATCACTTGCGGTCGGGGACAGATGTACGTCTGCAAGTTACAACAACGGTATTCTGGCCACCTGTTCAGGCAGCACGGTGCACGTTTTCAAACGAGAGGAAGGTCGCTGGATCCGGATCCTTCTGCAGAAGTTGGATGTCGACAACCTCATGTACATTGCAGTCGACAAAGAAGGGGAGAGAATTGTGGTCACCAAGAACGGTTACCCCAATCGACCCGTGCTCTGTTTGAATAAAAATGGTCAGAAAATATGGAGCTTTACGCACGAGGAGATCCGCCTGCCTCGCGGTATTGCATTCTTTGGGGACCAGATTCTGGTCGTGTCGTGGGACCAACAGCGCATACTGCAGCTCAACAAAGAGGGTAAACTGGTGGGTGCGGTTGTTAAGGACGGCCTTCAGTGGCCTTGGAAATTGTGTATCAGTCCTCTCAATGACAAACTGTTTGTGACTCAGTGCTATTACAGACTATCGCTGAAAGAGAAGAACACAATCAAAGTCTTCTCGCTCAAATGA
- the LOC128156987 gene encoding tripartite motif-containing protein 55-like, with the protein MEDSLLQTTTEHITCTICLEVFEEPKALPCLHTFCKKCIHSHITRNVASHTYPKGFRCPICRVFVPAIIGKQNSPQTWASYLQGNHVIASLVDAFQTPRDQRNVKCCQEHPHKELEIYCFDHKVYLCCICSLKHRQCTDVQTKEDAMERLESLSALTISKDTAENMLKEMYEQCNDIEKQIAARKSRVLGMEEKEVKAKQIISQLKEEMIERIQQAEVCTIAKLSAKKEKEIQKTERDIKKYERFLSNTKDSIRLLQSASDGQKKEELDEAVQVASYTKQNCLKKLVSMNKKLDKVTFEFKPTKAVIDFLSNFEFIGGIDTTQDESDDAENYASLGSGNFSDDERPPVFHRAHSCAEIPMTPYSRQRPVPARRQRRVASASSLDTENTTPSLAPNQMQTYAEILVNSSKIKPSWITGLSVFPDGKILLADYHNSRMVLYSSDYDQLSEILVQTAPYDVTVIDDSSFMITRPEFAQSVVSGSVVDGRLRLGASLKTSFQARCLNFNEGYLAVCSSSIVEILEKDQEFWTEKNSHSFVRSKFTYVAVDGQRKNIFLTDQKYPEPQLICLSFSGEVIWRFVHPDLNFPTGVAFSDTRVFVASWDRCAVLELGLEGDYHGVIFRDIRYPWTIAVGSDHNKLVVSQHKNTLPDEIKRSVKLLQFECEPEM; encoded by the coding sequence ATGGAAGACTCGCTCCTCCAAACTACAACTGAACACATCACGTGCACAATATGTCTGGAAGTGTTCGAAGAACCCAAGGCGCTGCCATGTTTACACACATTCTGTAAGAAGTGTATCCACAGTCATATAACGCGTAACGTCGCCAGTCACACGTACCCTAAAGGATTCCGGTGTCCAATATGCCGGGTATTTGTGCCTGCTATAATAGGAAAGCAAAATTCTCCACAAACCTGGGCCAGCTATTTACAGGGGAATCACGTGATAGCTAGTCTGGTGGATGCATTCCAGACACCAAGGGATCAACGAAACGTAAAGTGTTGTCAAGAACATCCTCACAAAGAGCTTGAAATCTACTGCTTTGACCACAAAGTCTACCTCTGCTGTATTTGTTCTTTGAAGCATAGACAATGTACAGATGTACAGACCAAAGAGGATGCCATGGAACGCCTGGAGTCTTTGAGTGCTCTGACGATCAGCAAAGACACTGCAGAGAATATGCTGAAGGAAATGTACGAACAATGCAACGACATAGAAAAACAAATAGCAGCAAGAAAAAGTAGAGTTCTTGGTATGGAAGAAAAGGAGGTTAAGGCGAAACAGATCATATCTCAACTAAAAGAGGAAATGATTGAGCGAATTCAACAAGCAGAAGTATGCACCATTGCAAAGCTTAGCGcgaagaaagagaaagaaatcCAAAAAACCGAGAGAGACATTAAGAAGTACGAGAGATTCCTGAGTAATACTAAAGACAGCATCAGACTTCTCCAGTCTGCAAGTGACGGACAAAAGAAAGAAGAACTGGATGAGGCAGTGCAGGTAGCGTCTTACACCAAACAAAACTGCCTCAAAAAGCTAGTCTCCATGAACAAAAAACTTGACAAGGTTACTTTCGAATTTAAACCAACCAAAGCTGTCATCGATTTTCTCTCAAACTTTGAATTCATTGGAGGCATAGATACGACTCAGGACGAATCCGACGACGCCGAAAACTACGCGTCGTTAGGAAGTGGTAATTTCTCTGACGACGAGAGACCCCCTGTCTTTCACAGAGCCCATTCTTGCGCCGAGATACCGATGACGCCCTACTCTCGACAGAGGCCGGTGCCTGCCAGGCGACAGCGACGTGTTGCCTCAGCCTCGTCCCTGGATACGGAAAACACCACGCCCAGTTTAGCGCCAAATCAAATGCAAACTTATGCAGAAATACTCGTAAACTCCAGCAAGATAAAACCAAGTTGGATAACGGGGTTGAGCGTCTTTCCTGATGGGAAAATTCTTCTAGCAGACTACCATAACTCTAGAATGGTGTTGTATAGTTCAGACTACGACCAGCTGTCAGAAATCCTAGTCCAAACCGCGCCATATGACGTCACTGTTATAGATGATAGTAGTTTCATGATTACGCGTCCTGAATTTGCACAGAGCGTCGTCAGTGGAAGCGTTGTTGATGGTCGTCTGCGTCTTGGCGCCAGTTTAAAAACTTCGTTCCAAGCACGCTGTTTAAACTTTAACGAAGGATATCTCGCCGTTTGTTCAAGCTCCATTGTAGAAATATTGGAAAAGGATCAGGAGTTTTGGACGGAGAAAAATTCTCATTCGTTTGTGAGATCAAAGTTCACATACGTAGCTGTAGATGGCCAAAGaaagaatatatttttgacGGACCAGAAGTATCCGGAACCACAGCTGATCTGCCTGTCTTTCTCCGGTGAAGTAATCTGGAGATTTGTCCATCCAGACTTGAACTTTCCTACAGGTGTCGCTTTCAGTGACACGCGGGTTTTTGTGGCATCCTGGGATAGATGTGCCGTCTTGGAGCTGGGTTTGGAGGGAGATTACCACGGGGTTATATTCAGGGATATTCGGTATCCATGGACTATAGCTGTAGGCTCCGACCACAACAAGTTGGTGGTCTCTCAGCACAAAAACACTCTTCCAGATGAGATAAAAAGATCTGTCAAACTTCTTCAGTTTGAATGCGAACCTGAAATGTGA